A region of the Larus michahellis chromosome 4, bLarMic1.1, whole genome shotgun sequence genome:
cagagcactggaacaggctgccagagatgtggtggagtctccgtccctggagacattcaaaacccacctggacgcgttcctgtgcaacctgctctaggtgaccctgctctggcagggggttggactagatgatctccagaggtcccttccaattctatgattctatgatcagcaaAAAAAAGAGTGTTTAAATAGTATAACTTACGCCCAGGAAGGCTTCCAGGAGGataaaaagcttttctgttaGGTCAACGCTGAGCCCAGCAGAAAACAAGTGTATCCGCTGAAAAGTTCCTTGTGGAAGTTGCTGGTAGACAATGATGGCACGAACaattattgcattttctttcctgccCTGGTACACCAAAAGCGCACTGGAAATGCACAGGCTGCTGAGGGCCAGATCTCCATTCGCTGAAGGTCTCTGCAGCTCCATACGCTTCAAAGGACCAAATCTACAGCAGCCAGGAATCTAGTATTTGAATTGAAGATGATGACCCTGCATAAATGATGGGCATTTTCGTATGCGTGCttctgtataaaaatgaaaatccaagAGCTGTTTTCACAAATGCATGTAAGAAATTGAGTAAACTCATGAAATACATGTGAATCCTGGTCTGTGCTtgggatggatagatggatggatggatggatggatggatggatggatgggagcCAGATCCTGCTGATGGACCCACCTGTTAGGGGCAGCAAAGCTCTAATATTGCCTGTCTTACAGATACAGGGTTTCAACATGAGTAACTCGGAACGATTACATGCTCCAAGAGAACAGAttgatttaaataatttgctttaatattattttacGTCTGCAGTTGTATTCCCAGAGAAATGGTTCCTGTTAGCTCTTGCTGGgtggtattaaaaaaattaaatacttccaTTTGCAACCAGATAAAACCTTTacattaaatgtgatttttttttaaactaatcagAGGATGTTCTTTCTTATACAGTTCTTTAAGCAACAATATAGGTTACCATTTTTTAGGAAGCGCGACTttcacatttcttcctttttgcagaGAATTGTGAAAGGCACAGTTCTTCTGTGCTAAATAATGGGATTTTCCTGCAGTGGGGTGGAAGTCCATTTAGCTGGAAAGTGGATTTCAGCTAAAATACCCAAacccagcattttaaaataggttttgttACATAAAAAATGACAAACATGCTGCATACAAAACGGGGGGGGAGACGttaagaaaacatgttttgcaaTTCAAATTGGTAAGATGAAAGTATCATCTGTCGCTAGAGCTGACTGGCAGTCACACCGTAAGTTAGACTGATATTATCAGAGATTATCCTTTCAAGCCTCTTTATTCTGGAAGAGGAGACCCTTCTCCCCCGCCACAGTGGATGCCCCAGCAGGGTCCCTTCTGCAGGTACTGGTGTCCTTTCAGGTGGTGCCTTTCCAGCACCAAATCCTGTATtaggtttgtgtggcaaggttttggtagccaggggctacaggggtggcatCTGTGAGAAGCTGCTCGAAGCTTCCCCCAGGTCCAATACAGCCAATGCCTGatggctccaagacggaccctcTGGCCAAGGCCGAGGCCATCAGCGACAGTGACAATGCCTCTGTGATAACGCATTTAAGAAGGGGAATAACAGCAACCAGGAGAAAgcagtgagagaaacaactctgcagacaccaaggtcagtgaagaaggagggggaggaggtgctccaggtgccggagcagaggtttccctgcagcctgtggtgaacaccacggtgaggcaggctgacccctgcagcccatggaggttcaTGGTGGAGcacatatccacctgcagcccgtggaggaccccacgccagagcaggtggatgcctgaaggaggctccagcaggacctgtggacccacgGAGAgaagagcccacactggagcaggtttgctggcaggacttgtgaccccgcgggggacccaggctggagcagtctgttcctgaaggactgcaccccgtggaagggacccacactgcagcagtTCATGAATCACTAAAGCCcctgggaaggactcacattggagaagttcatggaggactgcctcctgtgggagggaccccatgctgcagcatggggagcgtgtgaggagtcctcccgctgagaaggaaggagcagcagagacaatgtgagatgaactgactgcaatccCCATTCCCCATGCCCCTGGGACACTccgggggaaggaggtagagaaatcgggaGTACAGTTGAGCCTGGGACAAAGGGAGGAGCAcgggaaaggtgttttaagatttgggttttatttctcattaccctactcttgacttctaattggcaataaattaatttccccgagTTGACTCTGTTTcacccatgatggtaattgctgagtgtccttatctcgacccacaagcatcctgttttattttctctcccctgtccagctgaggaggggagtgacagagcggcttcggtgggcacctggtgtccagccagggtcaacccaccacaggcCCTTACCAGTGCAGGGGCACACCAAGCACCACTTTGCCATTGTCCCAGAGAGCAAATTTTAATCTTGAGAGGGATGTCACCTCTGCGATCTACCGGCAGTCGTTCGTGTCACGTTTGCTCTCACTGTTTGCCATTTTAATGAAGACACGAGGCTGAGGGTGCTGATGCGTCAAGGCTCAGTGCCGTGACAGCTCCGTGTGATGAGAGACGGGCGAGATGGCAGCTGGGTGGGAAGTGCATGTACTCCGACTCCTACGGTGCTTTGGAGCATCCccaccggggaggaggaggagccatgcatcccctttctcctgccagcagcctcaGCCGCTTGCTTTCTGCCTGCCAGAAGCTCCCCCGGGCTGACGCTGCACCAAGGCGTCGGGCGCCGGCATTGCTGCGCGGGCGGATGCTGCGCCGCGCTTCGTCGCAGCCCAGACAGCCCGCAACTGAATTTGCATTTGGTTTGCTCGCCGGAGCAAGGCAGGGAAGGCCCAAGCGCTGCGAGCCTCTCGTTCCGAATCTCCCCGAAGTTTTTGTAGAGCAGCTGCGAGCCTGCGGGCACGCTGCAGCGGGCTGGGGGACGGGCTGGCTCGCCAGCGCGGGGCCGGCAGGCATGTGCAACAGGCACAACAGGAATGCACACCTGCACCCTGCTCATTAAAGCGATGAGTAAGTGGCTCACAACCACAACGCTGGGATAAACAGAGGCTGGTAGGAGATGCTCGGCCCTTAATGACAGGCTTCGGCGCCTGCTCTGCTGGGTCCGGCATTGCTGCGGGATGGCGGAGGCGACCGCTGCTGGAGCGGGTCCCTCCCGGGATGGCTGCGGGGAAAGAGGGGTGACGCTGAGCATCAGCCTCCACCCCCGGCACGGCGGCGCTTTCGGCTGGAGCTTGGCGGGGCTGCACGCCTGGCGCTGGCGCCGACACCTGGGTGGATGGTTGATGCCGTGCTTCTGCCTACCATGAGGTTTCTCCCCCTGCATCACCCCCGATGGTTCACGGCTCTGGTTTCCCTCCCCAGTGCCTATAGCTGGGTTTACATCCTGCAAACGGTGGGTTGCAAAGCCAGtacctggagggacagagggcTTTACACCTTGTTTTCTTACACCATTTGTCCCAGAAACAGGAAGGTTGACATGGACTAAAATTTGCCCGACTGCCAGTGGAAGCCTTTGGCAGCATTGCCCTGGTGCGTCTGCTGTGCTGCCCCAAGCCCTGCAAAGCTTCCCAGGGGCATCTCAGCTCAGGTGAAAACCAGCCTCATTCAGCAGACAAGGTTTTGAGCTTTGCTGCGCCTTTGTTCTGAGGGTACAGCGTCTGGTTTAGGATAGTTACTGGAAACATTTCCTCTCTTAGGCTGCTTTTGAAGTTGTGGCATTACTTCTTCTTAATGAAACATGCAAATTCTGTAAATGCTGTGATTGCATCTCGGGGAATTCAGTCCTGACACAGCTCTGGTTGTAAATATCTAACTGGCACATAATTTAGGGCAGATCCATCCTCATTACCTTTTTCCTCCCTATTTCTTACTGCTCAGAAGATATTTTCCTGGCGCTGGACTTCTGGGAAGCCCACTCAGTTGCAGTCCTTTTTGGCAAACCATGGCaagatggggaaggaaaaggatgggGTTTATTAAACAGCAAAGCTGAAGGTGATTGCAGTGGTATGACATGAACTGATGTTGGCAGATTGCCGTGGGAGGGTTTTAACAAGCCAAGAAGAAACCTCCTGCCTTGGCCACTGATAGCCCATGGTCCCACTCAATGATGCTGAATTGCATACACTGAGATCGCTTTTCACCGCACTTCTGAAGGCTTTGCTTACACGGGATTTATACCTTCTGCCTCCAAAATAGCAGAAAATTATTGGGTATCAGCATCGCACTCTTTGTAGAAAGCTTGTGCTAGCTTTCtgtcatggttttgtttttaactgcaaTGCTCACTGCTTCAGGTTTACATCTTGACAGCAAATTTCCCTTTTTAACCTTCTCACTGTGCGCAAATGCCCCAAACCCCTCTGGTGAGGGGCACTGCACCCACAGCCAGGCTGTCGGCCCCTGCGCAGCCCTGCGTGCTGCTGCCACCCGATTTTGCAGTGATTTGACAGATGAGATGCAAACGAAGAGCCTGCCCGAATAGCTGGTGTAGCCAGATGGCTGAAGACACATGTTGTAATGCCAGTCTGTGCCCAAGGTAAAGTGAGCTGAAGGGTTTTTTATCCTGCGTGGAGACGGGGCGAGCATGGCCCGGCCATCAGCATCACCTCCTGGGCAGCCAGCGGGCAAGTGCTGGCATCGCTCTGCCCCAGCCGCCCAAAAATTCAAGGTGGAAGAGGTAAAATCCAAACGTTTGCAGGTGAACGTTGCGAGAGGATGGGTTACCTTTTAAGAACGACTTGTGCAAGTAGCAGGCATTGAGATCTCCCTCCTCTGGCACTGGTAAAGCAGGAGAAGTTTGGCCTAACTTTTTTGTTGCACAAGTGCTACCAAATGGCACCTCCAGCCAGCACTGCAGGTGGTGAAAAGCAAGTTTCTCGGTAAAATAACTACACCCCATGCTGCAAGGGGGGATAAACACCCTTTCCTCCACATCCTTTACTACACCCTAAGCAGCCCCAAGAAACATGGCCCCTGTTGGACCCGGCCTGTTCAGCATCAGAgcactaaaaatatttcaaaatactgatcTTGAAATTGTTTAGCGTGCTTTGGTCATTAAGCCACCTAACCTACAGGTGGCACGCTCAGGCCAGTGCCCGGATACATGTGAAAGTGATGGTAGCCACTGCAGCACTTACTGGCACATCAGAGGTTAACTTGAGCTGGGCAAGGAGTCTGCTCACGCCACAGGGCTTTGGGGTCTGAGCCCCTGTCTTCCCCTGTTTTCATAAAACATGAGCTGCAGAGCCCACAGACAAGGCACCTCAATGCCTGTGGTTCGTCAGCTCTGCACCCTTGACTCTGGGACCCCTTTGCGGCGCAGGGCAAAGCTCTGGGCATCCCCTGGAGCTTTTAGACTGCCAGCCTTCAAGTGTCACCACCCTGGGGCTTTCCTTCCCCAAACCCATGTGCATTTATCAACCAATCGGATATCTGGAAGGAATCACCAGTATCATTATCCTGCACACTGTGACAAATTCTGTTACGTTttaacgaaaaaaaaaaacccacaagaaatgAATATTCACCGGGCGCAGCTGTGCAAGTCAGGCAGATTTTCGAGCACGCACTGGCATAAAGGTTAAGCACTCGGTAATTCAAGTGTCTTCTACACACAGTAATAAAACCTCTTCTGATGTatccaggagcagctgctgcccttgCTTAGCGAACATAACTgtcttctaaaattattttctattcatAAGACTTAGAAAGAATGATGTTTTCAAGTTAACGTAACTCAGAGCTGATGACTTCTGTCTCTCAGGCTTTTCCTACTGCTTTAATTATAACAGCGCTTTAACGTTTGCAgtagaaaactgctgaaaatgcATGTCTTGGATTGCAAGTGATGCAAAAACTGCCTTTCGCAGACGTTTGATGTCACAGATGTTCAGTACCGCAAAGCTTAGCTAAAGTGCACCCTAAAAAGTGGTGTGACAACTAAAAACAGATCACTTACAGTTGTGACTTTTCAAAGACGTACTGAACACGTACATGAACACAGTGCTGATTTCAGTACTTCAGCTTTACTGCTGTATTTGCAGTCAGTACAATGGAGCCGCTCCTACAAGACATACACTGATAAACATTTGGATCTCCTACCCGAGCTCGCAGCTTTCATTAAAGCTCCCTTTTAATGGCCAAGTGAGCAAAACAATCCTGGCCACAAATCTGAAGAGGAGCAGCATGTCCCAGAGATGCCTTCGGGCCCTGCTGCTTGCTTGtcccccctgctgtccccaacacCGAGCTCTGTTACCACTGCCCCTTATCTTTGCAGAGACATCAAGAGCTGTTTGACTTTCAATATCAATTAGTTCAGGCAAGTTAGGCGTCTAGTTGAAGTTCCAAGGTGCTCGTGTCTACTTACTCAATAGTCTGAAAAGTCACTTTTAGCCGTTTTCTACAGCTATACCCAACCCAGCAGACACTCACTCCTCTCTGTTCTTACATTAAATGTAGGAACCCGAATAAAGGAAGCAGCGCCAGGAGAAGCCAGCCCACTCAGTACAGTGTCACACGTAACGAGGGAATGACTATAAAAcgccattttaatttttttttaaccgtcATGTAGAAATAGAGGTCAGTGTAAGCTGGAGGGCATTTGCCCTAGTTATAAGCGGTCTGTGCGGGATGTGATTTAGCTGATGCCGTTAGCCCTGGGAGAGACCCAGAAGACTCTCTTCTAGGAAACACTCCAGGAGACTCGCTCCGTGCGTTTGCAGGCCTGGATGTCGgcagggttttctttgtttgtttgtttgtttgcttgttttaaagaaagGCTTTTTAAGCAGAGTTAAAATCCTTTCACACCAGCGCGGCCTTAATGGGTACACACAGCGAGAGGAGCACTTGGTCTCGCAGGCGAGCACACACCAAACCACAGCGTGCATTTTGTAACATCATCCGGGCAGGCTCAcaggctgtttgttttttccctttgtcttaaAACACAATTTGGCAGCCCTCAGTGGCCAATCCATCCCCTGGAGTGTGCAGCTCCCTgcccaggagaagcagcagccgcCTTTACGAAGACCTCAGATGGTCTTTTAATTCAGCAGCGATTTAATTGCAGCTCTTGCTCCAGGACAGTTTCAAAGAAGACAGCTCAAGGGTCCTGACTACAAAGAGCTTTGGAGTGGGCATTTTGACAATAAACTGTTCTCACCATTGTTCAGGCTCCCCCTTTCCGAAGGCAATGACTCAACTCCACCAGGACTGGCAGGGAGCCTCCAGCTTCTCAAAAACTGGGTAATGAGATTACGGGAGCAGCTCGCAAGGCTTTCGCTCTTCACTGCGAAAGAAACTGCGCTGTAAGAACTTCATGTGCCTCTTTGGGGCCTTCTGATTAGGAGCATCTGCTGAGGGATGGGTTGGAGCCCATCTGGTTGGAAGCCTGGGGTATCTCAGGTGAAAAATACAGAGGGACAAAACACGAATCCAGGAGGAACACATACAATTTTAAACTCCTCTTGGATAAGTTATTACTCTTCAGATATCAAGTAATgataaatgaaaggcaaaaagctTGCATTTTACCATTTTATGGTGTCTCCATAAGCAGAGAAGAAATAGCACATTATATGTTTGCTCTTAGCAAATATACAGATTGCAATATTTAAGAATGTGTTTGCTCCAAGCTGTTTATAGAGTCAGAAAtcattttccatgagaaaatccATATGTGGCATTTAATCCTGTAAAGACTTATGTGCCTCCTCTCCGACAGGAGAGGACACTTTTACAGCTTTCATTCCTCCATGCAGAGAAAATACAGTCCAATAATGGGACTTGGTCCAAGAGGGGCATTAAAATTTGTCTCTGCTCATGCAGTAGCGCTTGACAAGGGAGGAGTGGGAATGAGGAAAAAAGGGTGCACTTTTAGACTCCACTTGAGTCTAAAAAGGAAATTTAGAAGATTGTACTGATGAGGACGCCAGGGCTTGTCAAAGCAAAGGTTGCCACCCCTACGGCAACGCCACCAGTTCCCTTGAAAAGACCAGCCTTATGGGTCCCGCATGTATTTATGCGGAGATTTATTAACTGCAGTTACACAACACGAACTTCAGGATTTATCTCCTTGAgacatatattttaattataaccAAACTGTTTGGGAAACACAATACATATTTCCCTCTACATTTCCCTCCATCTAGTTTCAGAACAGCAATTCTACAGGATACAAACAGTCCTAGGCACCGCGCAGCGTATCAGACGATGTTTAAACCTCACACCCAGCAACACAGTCTTAACTCTAGTAAAGCAGAGCAGGAGTAAGTTTACATTTACAAAAAATGTAACTGAGTTACACAGAGGCTTCCAAGAAGGACTGAGGTGGGGATTAGCTTGAGTTTAAAAGTTAGAGAAGTAAAAAGGCAAGTACACAAATCAAAGTACACAGTTCTCCACAGTTATCTCAGAGGCGATGGGAACAGTGGTTGAAGAAAATGAGCTGCGGCAAGTCGCCGCTCACTAGGTGGTAAATGCCAAAATATCCCGTTTCAGCACCTAAAGGCTACACAGGGGGAGAACTACTCTACCAGGATCGTATCAACGCTTTCTTGGATGAGATCCGACTCCAGTATACATTCATCTAAGTGCTCTTGGGATAAACTGGAGCTTTTCCCCACGCTCTCGCTGTCACAGTAAGGATGAAACCTGGGGGTCGCGGGGCTCTCCAGCCGCTGGCAGCGGCTGTATTTGTGCTGTTTCCCTCTGTGCGTGTACATGTGTTCGAGCAGCTGGCTCTTCCGGAAAAACGTGCGGCCGCAGACGGTgcaactgatttttctcttccttgagaAAGAAAAGTTACAGTTCAACTCCACCGGTTCGTGGTCCTTGGAGATGAGGGAGAGCTGGCCGATCTGCAGAGGCTCCAGGTCGCTGCAGCTCGGATGCTCCAGCTGATGCTCATCCTCCTTGAGAAGGAAGGCCCCGAGCCGGTGGCCATCCCCAGCTTCCCTGTCCTCAGCCAGAGGCTGGACTTCCCCCAGGTCGCTGCTCTCCAGGATAGAGGCCGGCACGCCGAACGGCAGCGAGCCCGAGACGTGGGTGTGCAAGTGCTGCCGCAGCCCACCCCGGGAGTCAAAACGCTCCCCACAGTAGTGACACAGGTGCACCTTGAGGCTGGCCTTAGCAAAGACGGGGCTTGCTACCTCCGGAGAAGGAGGGGTGCAGCTCTGGGACACCACGGGCTCCGAGTCGCACCTCTCCTGCTTTATGGAGACTGAGAGCTTCGGACGCTCTTCCACCGGCTTGGCGAGAGCAGCGGGCTGAGCAGAAGGGTGAGCGACCTGCTGGTCGAGGGAGCTGTCGTCCAGGCCGATGGCCAGAGAGAGCTGGAGCTGCGGGTGGTCGCCCTGGGCAGTGGACCTGCTGCCCGCCTTGGGCAGATTCTCCT
Encoded here:
- the ZBTB25 gene encoding zinc finger and BTB domain-containing protein 25; the encoded protein is MDTTGHSVLLLQQLNMQREFGFLCDCTVAIGDVYFKAHRAVLAAFSNYFKMIFIHQTSECIKIQPADIQPDIFSYLLHIMYTGKGPKQSVSQSRLEEGIRFLHADHLSHIAIEMNQVFSPEPVQSSNLYGIQISTAHKPAKERLGAKENLPKAGSRSTAQGDHPQLQLSLAIGLDDSSLDQQVAHPSAQPAALAKPVEERPKLSVSIKQERCDSEPVVSQSCTPPSPEVASPVFAKASLKVHLCHYCGERFDSRGGLRQHLHTHVSGSLPFGVPASILESSDLGEVQPLAEDREAGDGHRLGAFLLKEDEHQLEHPSCSDLEPLQIGQLSLISKDHEPVELNCNFSFSRKRKISCTVCGRTFFRKSQLLEHMYTHRGKQHKYSRCQRLESPATPRFHPYCDSESVGKSSSLSQEHLDECILESDLIQESVDTILVE